One segment of Bacillus alkalisoli DNA contains the following:
- a CDS encoding PRC-barrel domain-containing protein, which yields MRTFSRIIGMNVMNKTTGNVIGKVTDFCVSEPGQVKGILVDEKGIFNRTKFLPYENIQGFGDFEVMVVDYQLYPIVKNEQGQVYFEHYHGLKGKVFLTEEGNKLGLLDDVYFEEKLGKIVGYEVTDGFFADITEGKKIVPYPSDLVIGKDAVVVTVSP from the coding sequence TTGCGAACATTTTCAAGAATCATCGGAATGAATGTAATGAACAAAACTACGGGAAATGTGATTGGTAAAGTAACCGATTTTTGCGTAAGTGAACCTGGACAAGTTAAAGGTATTCTCGTTGATGAGAAGGGAATTTTTAATCGTACGAAATTCCTTCCTTATGAAAATATACAAGGGTTCGGTGACTTTGAAGTAATGGTTGTGGATTATCAACTATACCCAATTGTCAAAAACGAACAAGGTCAAGTATACTTTGAGCACTATCATGGGCTTAAAGGAAAAGTCTTTCTAACAGAAGAAGGAAATAAACTTGGCTTATTAGATGATGTATATTTTGAAGAAAAACTGGGCAAAATCGTAGGGTATGAAGTGACGGACGGTTTTTTTGCTGATATAACGGAAGGGAAGAAAATTGTTCCCTATCCATCAGACTTAGTTATTGGAAAAGATGCCGTCGTTGTTACTGTAAGCCCATAA
- a CDS encoding YrzQ family protein — protein MNKTMTSLLLIGIGAAASQMNRNGQVKDFFGDLTSTRNMKKMRKQAKKMFS, from the coding sequence ATGAACAAAACAATGACTTCGTTGTTGCTAATCGGCATAGGTGCAGCAGCGTCCCAAATGAACCGTAACGGTCAAGTCAAAGACTTTTTTGGTGACTTAACATCTACACGAAATATGAAGAAAATGAGAAAACAAGCGAAGAAGATGT